Proteins encoded within one genomic window of Citrobacter amalonaticus Y19:
- a CDS encoding GNAT family N-acetyltransferase has product MKIVNAEEKHIPAICDIYAHHVIHGTASFETEPPDTHEMLARLKKIRNQALPWVVALEEEKVIGYCYLTRYRERYAYRHTLEDSIYIHPDAQRQGTGKALLRHVIAWAETHGYRQMIAIIGDSNNEGSLKVHQQVGFTEKGTLKDIGFKHGRWLDTVLLQRNLGEGNSSLP; this is encoded by the coding sequence ATGAAAATCGTTAACGCAGAAGAAAAGCACATCCCCGCCATATGCGATATCTACGCCCATCATGTTATTCATGGTACCGCCAGCTTTGAAACTGAACCACCGGATACCCATGAGATGCTTGCCCGCCTGAAAAAGATCCGCAATCAGGCGCTGCCGTGGGTTGTCGCGTTAGAGGAAGAAAAGGTCATCGGGTATTGTTATCTCACTCGTTACCGTGAACGCTACGCCTATCGCCACACCCTCGAAGATTCAATTTATATTCACCCGGATGCGCAGCGTCAGGGGACAGGAAAAGCGTTGCTGCGCCACGTCATTGCCTGGGCAGAAACACACGGCTACCGGCAGATGATAGCCATTATCGGCGACAGCAATAATGAGGGTTCGCTGAAAGTCCATCAGCAGGTCGGATTTACAGAAAAAGGCACGCTGAAAGACATTGGTTTCAAGCATGGTCGCTGGCTGGACACGGTTTTGCTGCAACGAAATCTGGGGGAAGGGAACAGCTCGCTGCCATAA
- a CDS encoding MFS transporter, with protein MAQLINWGITYYLLGAFGSAIANDTSWGQPLIFSGLTLAMGIMGLISPISGRLLASMGGRKVLQLGALLNGLGCLLLATSHSLYIYLMAWLVMGIGMRLSLYDAAFAVLVNLAGPTARKSITQVTLLGGLASVAFWPIGEGLLSLLGWRWGVGCYSLFALISILLCISLPDNKRERGVAPRESTEQGIQHLERDYLKCGLYAALMALLSFLSTGISTHLPLILASAGVPVLVGSLWGVGQVSARLGDIAMGSRGSALGLNLIVGILLPCCFMISLLGQTSIVGTGLFVLGYGAVNGLSTLVRATLPLTLFDPRLYASRMGTLLMPSFFLSALAPSLYASFRERFGDTGMLIISLVFACVAAIIAIWIYLIGKDKQALQRVPVDITSNVNE; from the coding sequence TTGGCCCAGTTAATTAACTGGGGGATTACCTACTACCTGTTGGGTGCTTTTGGTAGCGCCATTGCTAATGACACGTCGTGGGGGCAACCTCTTATCTTCTCAGGGTTGACGCTGGCTATGGGCATCATGGGGCTCATTTCACCGATATCCGGGCGATTATTAGCATCGATGGGGGGAAGAAAAGTCCTGCAGCTTGGTGCTCTCCTGAACGGCCTTGGATGCCTGCTCCTGGCAACGAGTCACTCCCTATACATTTACTTAATGGCCTGGCTGGTGATGGGCATAGGTATGCGCCTTTCACTTTATGATGCAGCTTTCGCTGTTCTCGTAAATCTTGCAGGGCCGACAGCCAGAAAATCTATTACACAGGTGACCCTGCTCGGAGGTCTGGCTTCTGTTGCCTTTTGGCCAATTGGCGAGGGCTTACTGAGCCTGCTGGGCTGGCGATGGGGTGTTGGCTGTTACAGCCTGTTCGCCCTGATAAGCATTTTGCTTTGTATTTCTTTGCCAGATAACAAAAGAGAACGAGGTGTAGCCCCCCGCGAATCGACGGAACAGGGCATCCAGCATCTTGAGCGGGACTATCTGAAATGCGGGTTGTATGCAGCATTGATGGCATTGCTCAGTTTCCTGTCCACAGGAATTTCAACCCATTTACCTCTGATTCTGGCCAGTGCTGGTGTCCCGGTACTTGTTGGTTCCTTATGGGGGGTGGGACAGGTCAGTGCACGTCTTGGCGATATAGCGATGGGGAGTCGAGGATCTGCTCTGGGGCTGAACCTGATAGTGGGGATTTTGCTTCCTTGTTGTTTCATGATCAGCCTGCTGGGACAGACATCCATCGTGGGGACCGGCTTGTTCGTTCTTGGATATGGTGCCGTCAACGGTCTATCTACTCTGGTGAGAGCAACATTACCATTAACTCTGTTTGACCCGCGCCTGTACGCCAGTCGCATGGGAACATTGCTCATGCCGAGTTTTTTTCTGTCGGCACTGGCCCCTTCACTCTATGCCAGCTTTCGCGAACGATTTGGGGATACTGGCATGCTGATCATTTCACTGGTATTTGCGTGTGTGGCAGCAATCATAGCCATATGGATCTATTTGATTGGAAAAGATAAACAGGCACTACAAAGAGTGCCTGTTGATATAACATCGAACGTTAATGAGTAG
- a CDS encoding arsenate reductase ArsC has protein sequence MMDKTYHVLFLCTGNSARSIFAEALMNQLGGGIFKAFSAGSHPASSPHPLTLKVLKSQGFDISSLSSKSLLQYQQVDSPKMDFIFTLCDKMAGEGCPVFPGQPLTAHWGFKDPALAEGDSEAMYQAFVDVEKQIASRIRLFLSLPFEKLDRLSLQQQLEQLDKGV, from the coding sequence ATGATGGATAAAACGTACCATGTCCTTTTCCTGTGCACAGGCAACTCTGCCAGAAGTATTTTTGCTGAGGCTTTAATGAATCAGCTCGGTGGTGGGATTTTCAAGGCGTTTAGCGCCGGCAGCCATCCCGCTTCATCACCGCACCCTTTGACGCTAAAAGTATTGAAAAGTCAGGGGTTTGACATCTCCAGCCTTTCAAGTAAAAGTCTCCTGCAGTATCAGCAAGTCGACTCACCAAAAATGGATTTCATTTTCACCTTGTGTGACAAAATGGCTGGAGAAGGATGCCCGGTATTTCCAGGCCAACCGCTGACGGCCCATTGGGGATTCAAAGATCCCGCACTCGCAGAGGGCGATTCGGAAGCAATGTACCAGGCATTTGTGGACGTCGAGAAGCAAATAGCCAGTCGCATCAGACTGTTTCTGAGTTTGCCGTTTGAGAAGCTAGATCGCCTTTCTTTACAACAGCAACTGGAACAACTGGATAAAGGCGTGTAG
- the arsC gene encoding glutaredoxin-dependent arsenate reductase encodes MSNITIYHNPACGTSRNTLEMIRNSGTEPTVILYLENPPSRDELVKLIADMGISVRALLRKNVEPYEELGLAEDKFTDDQLIDFMLQHPILINRPIVVSPLGTRLCRPSEVVLDILPDAQRGEFTKEDGEKVIDAHGQRVIK; translated from the coding sequence ATGAGCAACATCACCATTTATCACAACCCGGCCTGCGGCACATCGCGTAATACGCTGGAGATGATCCGAAACAGCGGTACTGAGCCGACCGTAATTCTCTATCTTGAGAATCCACCTTCACGCGATGAGCTGGTCAAACTCATTGCAGATATGGGTATTTCAGTACGAGCCCTGCTTCGTAAAAACGTTGAGCCTTATGAAGAATTGGGACTCGCCGAAGATAAATTTACTGATGATCAGTTAATCGACTTTATGTTGCAGCATCCGATCCTGATTAACCGACCCATTGTTGTATCACCACTGGGAACCCGACTGTGCCGCCCATCGGAAGTGGTACTGGATATTTTGCCTGATGCACAGAGAGGTGAATTTACTAAAGAAGACGGTGAAAAGGTGATCGACGCACATGGGCAGCGTGTAATCAAGTAG
- the arsB gene encoding arsenite efflux transporter membrane subunit ArsB, translating into MLLAGAIFILTIVLVIWQPKGLGIGWSATLGAVLALASGVIHIADIPVVWNIVWNATATFIAVIIISLLLDESGFFEWAALHVSRWGNGRGRLLFTYIVLLGAAVAALFANDGAALILTPIVIAMLLALGFSKSTTLAFVMAAGFIADTASLPLIVSNLVNIVSADFFRLGFTEYASVMVPVDIAAIVATLVMLHLFFRKDIPPTYELARLKEPAKAIKDPATFKTGWIVLVLLLVGFFVLEPLGIPVSAIAAVGAAILFAVAKKGHGINTGKVLRGAPWQIVIFSLGMYLVVYGLRNAGLTEYLSNVLNVLADKGLWAATLGTGFLTAFLSSIMNNMPTVLVGALSIDGSTATGVIKEAMIYANVIGCDLGPKITPIGSLATLLWLHVLSQKNMTITWGYYFRTGIVMTLPVLFVTLAALALRLSFTL; encoded by the coding sequence ATGTTACTGGCAGGAGCCATTTTTATCCTGACCATCGTGTTGGTTATCTGGCAGCCAAAGGGATTAGGCATTGGCTGGAGCGCCACGCTGGGTGCCGTACTGGCTCTGGCATCGGGTGTGATTCATATCGCCGATATTCCGGTGGTGTGGAATATCGTCTGGAACGCCACGGCCACCTTTATTGCCGTCATTATCATCAGTCTGTTGCTGGATGAGTCCGGCTTTTTTGAATGGGCTGCCCTGCACGTTTCCCGCTGGGGCAATGGGCGTGGACGTCTGCTATTTACCTATATTGTTCTGCTCGGCGCGGCGGTGGCGGCATTGTTTGCCAACGATGGCGCGGCGTTAATTCTGACGCCGATCGTTATCGCCATGTTACTAGCGCTGGGGTTCAGTAAAAGCACCACGCTGGCGTTTGTAATGGCCGCAGGGTTTATTGCCGATACCGCCAGCTTGCCACTTATCGTATCGAACCTGGTCAATATCGTTTCGGCTGATTTCTTCCGTCTGGGATTCACAGAATATGCGTCGGTGATGGTGCCAGTGGATATCGCCGCCATTGTCGCCACGCTGGTGATGCTGCATCTTTTTTTCCGCAAAGATATCCCGCCCACTTATGAGCTGGCGCGACTGAAAGAACCCGCAAAAGCCATCAAAGATCCAGCAACATTCAAAACGGGCTGGATTGTTTTAGTCCTTTTGTTAGTCGGTTTTTTTGTACTCGAGCCACTCGGAATTCCTGTGAGTGCAATCGCGGCAGTGGGAGCCGCAATCCTGTTTGCGGTGGCCAAAAAAGGTCATGGGATTAACACCGGTAAAGTGCTGCGCGGTGCGCCCTGGCAGATCGTGATCTTCTCACTGGGGATGTATCTGGTGGTCTACGGATTACGCAACGCAGGGCTGACAGAATACTTGTCTAACGTGCTGAACGTACTTGCTGATAAAGGTCTTTGGGCTGCTACCTTAGGTACTGGCTTCCTGACTGCATTCCTGTCTTCCATCATGAATAACATGCCTACCGTGCTGGTTGGCGCTCTCTCTATTGATGGCAGCACCGCAACAGGCGTTATCAAAGAGGCGATGATTTATGCCAACGTGATTGGCTGCGATCTGGGACCGAAAATAACACCTATCGGCAGCCTGGCAACGCTACTCTGGCTGCATGTGCTTTCACAGAAGAATATGACCATCACCTGGGGATACTATTTCCGCACCGGGATCGTCATGACTCTGCCTGTGCTGTTTGTAACGCTGGCCGCGCTGGCGCTACGTCTCTCTTTCACTTTGTAA
- the arsA gene encoding arsenite efflux transporter ATPase subunit ArsA has product MKFLENIPPYLFFTGKGGVGKTSISCATAIRLAEQGKRVLLVSTDPASNVGQVFGQTIGNTIQPIASVPGLSALEIDPQAAAQQYRARIVDPIKGVLPYDVVSSINEQLSGACTTEIAAFDEFTGLLTDASLLTRFDHIIFDTAPTGHTIRLLQLPGAWSSFIESNPDGASCLGPMAGLEKQREQYAHAVEALSDPTRTRLVLVARLQKSTLLEVARTHLELAAIGLKNQYLVINGVLPKTEAATDTLAAAIWEREQEALAHLPSDLSGLPTDTLFLQPVNMVGVSALSGLLSTQPEAVLSSADYIQQRPDIPSLSALVDDIARNEHGLIMLMGKGGVGKTTMAAAIAVRLAEMGFDVHLTTSDPAAHLSTTLNGSLKNLQVSRIDPHEETERYRQHVLDTKGGELDEAGKRLLEEDLRSPCTEEIAVFQAFSRVIREAGKRFVVMDTAPTGHTLLLLDATGAYHREIAKKMGDKGHFTTPMMQLQDPERTKVLLVTLPETTPVLEAANLQADLERAGIHPWGWIINNSLSIADTRSPLLRLRAQQELPQIESVKFQHASRVALVPVLASEPTGIDKLKQLAG; this is encoded by the coding sequence ATGAAATTTTTAGAAAATATACCCCCTTATCTGTTTTTTACTGGTAAAGGTGGTGTAGGTAAAACCTCTATTTCCTGCGCCACAGCGATCCGTCTTGCAGAACAGGGTAAACGAGTATTGCTGGTCAGTACCGACCCGGCCTCAAACGTTGGCCAGGTGTTTGGCCAGACGATAGGCAACACCATTCAACCAATAGCCTCTGTTCCGGGATTATCGGCTCTTGAGATTGATCCTCAGGCAGCTGCACAGCAGTACCGGGCCAGAATCGTTGACCCAATTAAAGGCGTCCTGCCTTATGACGTCGTTAGCAGCATCAACGAACAACTGTCGGGTGCATGCACAACCGAGATTGCTGCATTTGATGAGTTTACTGGATTGCTGACTGACGCCTCTCTGCTGACCCGCTTTGATCATATCATTTTTGATACAGCACCTACTGGCCATACTATCCGCCTTCTCCAGTTGCCTGGTGCATGGAGCAGTTTTATAGAGAGTAATCCAGATGGCGCATCTTGTCTGGGCCCAATGGCGGGACTGGAAAAACAGCGTGAACAATATGCTCATGCCGTTGAAGCGTTGTCTGACCCAACACGCACCCGACTGGTTTTAGTCGCGCGGTTGCAGAAATCAACGCTACTGGAAGTCGCCAGAACTCATCTGGAACTTGCCGCCATCGGTCTTAAAAATCAGTATCTGGTCATTAATGGCGTTCTTCCAAAAACTGAAGCCGCTACCGATACACTGGCTGCAGCAATATGGGAACGTGAACAGGAAGCGCTAGCTCATCTTCCCTCTGATCTTTCTGGCCTTCCAACTGACACGCTATTCCTTCAACCGGTTAATATGGTCGGTGTATCTGCACTCAGCGGGCTTCTCTCCACTCAGCCAGAAGCAGTATTATCTTCTGCAGACTACATTCAGCAACGTCCTGATATTCCATCGCTCTCTGCGCTAGTTGATGACATTGCCCGTAATGAACATGGTTTGATCATGCTGATGGGCAAAGGTGGCGTGGGGAAAACCACGATGGCTGCTGCCATTGCCGTCAGACTGGCCGAAATGGGATTTGATGTCCATCTGACAACGTCTGATCCTGCGGCGCATCTCAGCACAACCCTCAATGGCAGCCTTAAGAATCTGCAGGTCAGCAGGATCGATCCTCACGAGGAAACGGAACGCTACCGTCAGCATGTTCTTGACACTAAGGGAGGCGAACTGGACGAAGCAGGAAAACGCCTGCTGGAAGAAGATTTACGCTCTCCTTGCACCGAAGAGATTGCGGTCTTCCAGGCCTTTTCACGGGTGATTCGTGAAGCGGGTAAGCGCTTCGTGGTCATGGATACGGCACCCACCGGGCATACGCTACTACTGCTGGATGCCACCGGGGCGTATCACCGCGAAATTGCTAAGAAAATGGGCGATAAAGGCCATTTCACCACGCCAATGATGCAGCTTCAGGACCCGGAGCGAACCAAAGTGTTACTGGTCACGCTGCCGGAAACCACGCCTGTGCTTGAGGCGGCAAATTTGCAGGCCGACCTTGAACGCGCAGGGATTCATCCCTGGGGCTGGATTATCAATAACAGCCTTTCCATTGCCGATACCCGTTCACCGCTGCTTCGTCTGCGGGCACAACAGGAACTTCCGCAGATCGAGAGCGTTAAATTCCAGCATGCCAGTCGCGTAGCTCTTGTTCCTGTACTGGCGTCAGAACCGACCGGCATCGACAAACTCAAACAACTCGCTGGTTAA
- the arsD gene encoding arsenite efflux transporter metallochaperone ArsD, protein MKTLTVFDPAMCCSTGVCGTDVDQALVDFSADVQWLKQRGVQVDRYNLAQQPMSFVQNEKVKAFIEASGAEGLPLLLLDGETVMAGRYPKRAELARWFGIPLEKVGLAPSGCCGGNTSCC, encoded by the coding sequence ATGAAAACGCTAACGGTATTCGACCCAGCGATGTGTTGTAGCACCGGTGTCTGCGGTACTGATGTCGATCAGGCTCTGGTTGATTTTTCTGCGGATGTACAATGGCTTAAACAACGAGGTGTTCAGGTAGATCGTTACAATCTGGCACAGCAACCGATGAGCTTTGTCCAGAACGAGAAAGTTAAAGCATTCATTGAGGCTTCCGGTGCGGAAGGACTGCCACTACTGTTACTGGATGGCGAAACAGTGATGGCCGGACGTTATCCGAAACGGGCTGAACTTGCACGGTGGTTTGGGATTCCGCTGGAGAAAGTAGGATTAGCGCCTTCAGGCTGCTGCGGTGGTAATACTTCTTGTTGTTAA
- a CDS encoding transcriptional regulator: MSLTSLQLFKNLSDETRLGIVLILRTMGELCVCDLCTALDQSQPKISRHLAMLRESGILLDSKHGKWVHYRLSPHIPSWAAQIIEQARLSQQDDLQAIARKLASVNCTNSSKAICI, translated from the coding sequence ATGTCGCTTACTTCCCTACAACTCTTTAAGAATCTGTCTGATGAAACACGTCTGGGTATTGTTCTCATACTCAGAACCATGGGGGAGTTGTGCGTCTGTGATCTTTGCACTGCACTTGATCAATCACAGCCTAAGATCTCCCGGCATCTGGCAATGTTGCGGGAAAGCGGGATTTTGCTTGATAGTAAGCACGGAAAATGGGTTCATTACCGCTTATCCCCACACATTCCTTCATGGGCTGCGCAGATTATTGAGCAGGCCAGGTTAAGCCAACAGGACGATCTTCAGGCCATCGCCCGTAAACTGGCTTCAGTCAACTGCACTAACAGCAGTAAGGCTATTTGTATTTAA